A region of Micromonospora sp. WMMD882 DNA encodes the following proteins:
- a CDS encoding cytochrome P450 encodes MLPTLVRDPARALIDAGNRTGGALARLNLGSFRPYLVTHPAHVQHVLRDRAENYERAGDGLFWRPVKRLFGEGILGEGQIWSASRRMLQPMFTAKRVEAMIDGMAEAVTAAVDELDAPSRAGRFVDIGAEQSRIVCRAIMKVLFADKISVADAMRVVDAQDVIASAVIPRIVVPFAPLSLPMPGDRPFRRAVRIVDDVLVPIVRESRATAEQGDDIISTLWRARTDDGRQLDERQVRNDTVAMFAATTETTINVLTWLWPHLDEHPEVAERLYAEIGRVVGDEPVRREHLGELTYTRMVLDELLRLYPIGWLIPRRAVADDVLDGVPIEAGATVVASPLITQRMAAFWDRPDEFDPERFRPERVRARHRYAHYPFGGGPHQCLGMYLFYLEAQLIVATMLSRYRFRLRQPGVPGLRLAAALRPRRRVELTLTGTSTVA; translated from the coding sequence ATGCTGCCCACCCTGGTCCGTGACCCGGCCCGCGCGTTGATCGACGCCGGCAACCGCACCGGTGGCGCGCTCGCCCGGCTCAACCTCGGCTCGTTCCGGCCCTATCTGGTCACCCACCCGGCGCACGTGCAGCACGTGCTGCGTGACCGGGCGGAGAACTACGAACGCGCCGGTGACGGGCTGTTCTGGCGGCCGGTCAAGCGGCTGTTCGGGGAGGGCATCCTGGGCGAGGGGCAGATCTGGTCGGCGAGCCGACGGATGCTCCAGCCGATGTTCACCGCCAAGCGGGTCGAAGCGATGATCGACGGCATGGCCGAGGCCGTCACCGCCGCCGTCGACGAGCTCGACGCGCCGTCGCGGGCCGGGCGGTTCGTCGACATCGGCGCCGAGCAGTCCCGGATCGTCTGTCGGGCGATCATGAAGGTGCTCTTCGCCGACAAGATCTCGGTGGCCGACGCGATGCGGGTGGTCGACGCCCAGGACGTGATCGCCAGCGCGGTGATCCCCCGGATCGTGGTGCCGTTCGCGCCGCTGTCGCTTCCCATGCCCGGTGACCGGCCGTTCCGCCGGGCCGTCCGGATCGTCGACGACGTGCTCGTCCCCATCGTGCGGGAATCCCGGGCCACTGCCGAGCAGGGCGACGACATCATCTCCACGCTGTGGCGGGCCCGCACCGACGACGGCCGGCAGCTCGACGAACGCCAGGTCCGCAACGACACCGTGGCCATGTTCGCCGCCACCACCGAGACCACCATCAACGTGCTCACCTGGCTCTGGCCGCACCTGGACGAGCACCCCGAGGTCGCCGAGCGGCTCTACGCGGAGATCGGTCGGGTGGTCGGTGACGAGCCGGTCCGCCGCGAGCACCTCGGCGAGCTGACGTACACCCGGATGGTCCTCGACGAGCTGCTGCGGCTGTACCCGATCGGCTGGCTGATCCCGCGCCGCGCGGTGGCCGACGACGTGCTCGACGGCGTGCCGATCGAGGCGGGGGCGACGGTGGTCGCCAGCCCGTTGATCACCCAGCGGATGGCGGCGTTCTGGGACCGCCCCGACGAGTTCGACCCGGAGCGGTTCCGCCCGGAACGGGTCCGGGCCCGGCACCGCTACGCCCACTACCCGTTCGGCGGCGGGCCGCACCAGTGCCTGGGCATGTACCTGTTCTACCTGGAGGCCCAGCTCATCGTCGCCACCATGCTGAGCCGGTACCGGTTCCGGCTGCGTCAGCCCGGCGTGCCCGGGCTGCGGCTGGCCGCCGCGCTGCGGCCCCGGCGGCGGGTGGAGCTGACCCTCACCGGCACGTCCACGGTCGCCTGA
- a CDS encoding terpene synthase family protein, which translates to MDLDSHVATAREQGRICALAAKGQRDLATHAARYPELFSGAPFDAALFSNISLAIAFGAPWCGVEELRLTNRMVLWGFGLDWQVDYLAKSRLEIDRLVAGSLAVVDGDPPAPDDPLGRFLAELCAELAARSAYPMLRPTWRAAVERTLTAMAVEWDWKAARRDLNGALPTFDEYLANADNLACTVVNVAHWIHTGDPDTHRALPRLIEASDEVQRVLRLVNDLGTYQRDLEWGDLNAIMLVADRAEVEQRIDVLVRRCHELLEPLTVDCPRQARYLARQIGFSSGFYRSADFWGNR; encoded by the coding sequence ATGGACCTCGACAGTCACGTCGCGACCGCCCGCGAGCAGGGCCGCATCTGCGCCCTCGCCGCGAAGGGGCAGCGCGACCTGGCCACGCACGCCGCCCGGTACCCGGAGCTGTTCTCCGGGGCGCCCTTCGACGCGGCCCTGTTCAGCAACATCTCCCTCGCCATCGCCTTCGGCGCGCCCTGGTGCGGCGTCGAGGAGCTGCGCCTGACCAACCGGATGGTGCTGTGGGGTTTCGGGCTGGACTGGCAGGTGGACTACCTCGCCAAGTCGCGCCTGGAGATCGACCGGCTGGTGGCCGGCAGCCTCGCCGTGGTCGACGGCGACCCGCCCGCGCCGGACGACCCGCTGGGCCGGTTCCTCGCCGAGCTCTGCGCCGAGCTGGCGGCCAGGTCGGCGTACCCGATGCTGCGGCCGACCTGGCGGGCGGCGGTGGAGCGGACCCTGACCGCGATGGCGGTGGAATGGGACTGGAAGGCCGCCCGGCGGGACCTGAACGGGGCGCTGCCCACCTTCGACGAGTACCTCGCCAACGCCGACAACCTGGCCTGCACGGTGGTCAACGTCGCGCACTGGATCCACACCGGCGACCCGGACACCCACCGGGCGCTGCCGCGGCTGATCGAGGCCAGCGACGAGGTGCAGCGGGTGCTGCGCCTGGTCAACGACCTCGGCACGTACCAGCGGGACCTGGAGTGGGGTGACCTCAACGCGATCATGCTGGTCGCCGACCGGGCCGAGGTGGAGCAACGGATCGACGTGCTGGTGCGGCGCTGCCACGAGCTGCTGGAGCCGTTGACCGTGGACTGCCCCCGGCAGGCGCGCTACCTGGCCCGGCAGATCGGCTTCAGCAGCGGCTTCTACCGCTCCGCGGACTTCTGGGGGAACCGGTGA
- a CDS encoding prenyltransferase/squalene oxidase repeat-containing protein: MTGVAAAARELVGETLTAPSGQSSVSVYETGRLVSLSPWLTLHVERIRHLLDTERPGGGWGGPDGYALVPTLSATEGLLAALRRGDLDGTAEPLAKGAVAAVDRGLAFLTDRLAATDAAALPDMPAVDLIIPALVESLAVHLAGLRDAAVAGLEGWRDAPAPPLPVGLSEGRLRRVRAALTSGRALPEKLLHALEVAGPAAYRASGVRPVGPGTVGASPAATAAWLGVPDAGVDATAARGYLEDVVRQYGGPAPCTSPISVFERSWVLSTLARAGVPVTAPEAVLGSLRDTLGPGGTATAPGLPADADTTSVTLYALALAGRPADPASLSSFDTGEHFCTWPGEDGASITTNAHVLDAFGWHLRHGGVPARRLAPVVRRLTGWLAERQEPDGSWRSDRWHASPYYATCCAALALHAYGVGPEAASAVGRAVRWVLTGQHPDGSWGRWGGTAEETAYATQVLRAAGGAGAGPVGAAVRRGSRWLSTVAPDVDGPALWHDKDLYRPSLIVRAAVLAAVAADPPVGSADAGDTGPAVQSAMIRTA; this comes from the coding sequence GTGACGGGCGTCGCCGCCGCGGCGCGGGAGCTGGTGGGCGAGACGCTCACCGCCCCGAGCGGGCAGTCGTCGGTGTCGGTGTACGAGACCGGTCGGCTGGTGAGTCTCTCGCCCTGGCTGACCCTGCACGTCGAACGGATCCGTCACCTGCTGGACACCGAGCGGCCCGGCGGCGGCTGGGGCGGCCCGGACGGGTACGCGCTGGTGCCCACGCTCAGCGCCACCGAGGGGCTGCTCGCCGCGTTGCGCCGGGGTGACCTCGACGGCACGGCCGAGCCGCTGGCGAAGGGCGCGGTCGCGGCGGTCGACCGGGGCCTGGCGTTCCTGACCGACCGGCTCGCCGCCACCGACGCGGCGGCCCTGCCGGACATGCCGGCCGTGGATCTGATCATCCCCGCGCTGGTGGAGTCGCTCGCCGTCCACCTGGCCGGGCTGCGGGACGCCGCGGTGGCGGGGCTGGAAGGGTGGCGGGACGCGCCCGCGCCGCCACTGCCGGTCGGGCTGTCCGAGGGCCGGCTGCGGCGGGTCCGGGCGGCGCTGACGTCCGGGCGGGCGCTGCCGGAGAAGCTGCTGCACGCGCTGGAGGTCGCCGGACCGGCGGCGTACCGGGCGTCCGGGGTCCGCCCGGTCGGCCCGGGCACGGTGGGGGCCTCACCGGCGGCCACGGCCGCCTGGCTCGGCGTGCCGGACGCCGGCGTCGACGCGACGGCCGCCCGCGGCTACCTGGAGGACGTGGTCCGCCAGTACGGCGGCCCGGCGCCGTGCACCAGCCCGATCAGCGTCTTCGAACGGTCCTGGGTGCTCAGCACGCTGGCCCGCGCCGGGGTGCCGGTGACGGCCCCCGAAGCGGTCCTGGGCAGCCTGCGCGACACCCTCGGCCCGGGCGGCACGGCCACCGCGCCCGGGCTGCCGGCGGACGCCGACACGACCTCGGTGACCCTGTACGCCCTGGCGCTGGCCGGGCGTCCGGCGGACCCGGCGAGCCTGTCCTCCTTCGACACCGGGGAGCACTTCTGCACCTGGCCGGGGGAGGACGGCGCCTCCATCACCACCAACGCGCACGTGCTGGACGCCTTCGGCTGGCACCTGCGGCACGGTGGCGTGCCGGCGCGGCGGCTGGCGCCGGTGGTCCGTCGGCTGACCGGCTGGCTGGCCGAGCGGCAGGAGCCGGACGGCTCGTGGCGCTCCGACCGCTGGCACGCCTCGCCCTACTACGCGACCTGCTGCGCGGCGCTCGCCCTGCACGCCTACGGGGTCGGCCCGGAAGCGGCGTCGGCGGTCGGCCGGGCGGTGCGCTGGGTGCTGACCGGTCAGCACCCGGACGGCTCGTGGGGACGCTGGGGCGGCACCGCCGAGGAGACCGCGTACGCGACGCAGGTGCTCCGGGCCGCCGGGGGCGCCGGGGCCGGTCCGGTCGGGGCGGCGGTGCGCCGGGGCTCGCGGTGGCTGTCCACGGTGGCGCCCGACGTGGACGGGCCGGCGCTCTGGCACGACAAGGATCTGTACCGTCCGTCACTGATCGTCCGCGCGGCGGTGCTCGCCGCAGTCGCGGCCGACCCGCCCGTGGGCAGCGCGGACGCCGGTGACACCGGCCCAGCCGTGCAAAGCGCCATGATCAGGACCGCTTGA
- a CDS encoding nitrate- and nitrite sensing domain-containing protein, producing the protein MGSRSTNLRTKVIALLASLVALWAFAAWVTVRDGFNLLGVQTLNSRVFAPSEPLLLQLQKERRLSLAYLGRPEAGQLEQLRAERDRTDGLAGAFEESAAHWRTEISASAEVERAIDDVLSGLDGLDRIRTEIDDKSIDRTATLGAYVDVVDSIFQLYDELGGLDDRQVAHDTAALIELNRSRELLSQEDALLTGALAAGRVISAEQAQFAQLVGAQRYTAANSIASLPGADRNRYRQMSESDAFQRLRTLEAQVITARNTEARPPVEADAWRAAVEPALQQLNDVVGAGGEDVVDRAAPVAVGVILRLVLATGLGLLAVVASIIVSITTARTLLRQLERLQGAAFTLANERLPNVVARLGRGEEVDVAAEAPPLEFGDDEIGQVGQAFNVVQETAVRTAVEQAELRRNVRDVFLSLARRTQALVHRQLTLLDAMERRENDAEELEDLFRVDHLATRMRRNAENLIVLSGSTPGRAWRRNVPMVDVVRGAVAEVEDYTRVNVLPLGQVALAGRAVGDIIHLLAELIENGLSFSPPHTTVEVRGQLVANGFVIEIEDRGLGMTEEDLAAANGRIMDRSELNLANATRLGLYVVSRLTERHGIRVHLKESPYGGTTAVVLIPMGLVTVGEEETGGATGTRPGQPEPADAAGPGGGQPGPRPAAVVEPAAPPLPRGDESHQLPTRVRTTLERPRAPRDTPVESGSGLPTRPRRWSEQSALDGPTFPTGLPVTVPRTEPGGGPAPTVPPAAPTQGEPTTASVPAAPAPSAELAAPTTSAELAAPAPSAELPRTGSGLPFRVRQANLAPELREETSSVDAAEDETVRPPEQVRRMMSSYQTGTRRGRTDAARLLGGPGRGPEQTNGPDDEDSQAT; encoded by the coding sequence ATGGGTTCCCGCAGTACGAATCTCCGTACCAAAGTCATCGCACTGCTCGCGTCGCTCGTCGCGCTCTGGGCCTTCGCGGCGTGGGTGACCGTCCGGGACGGCTTCAATCTGCTCGGGGTCCAGACCCTCAACAGCCGGGTCTTCGCGCCCAGTGAGCCGCTGCTGCTGCAGTTGCAGAAGGAACGGCGGTTGTCGCTCGCCTACCTGGGGCGGCCGGAGGCGGGGCAGTTGGAGCAACTGCGGGCCGAACGGGATCGGACCGACGGGCTGGCCGGCGCCTTCGAGGAGTCCGCGGCGCACTGGCGTACCGAGATCTCGGCGAGCGCCGAGGTCGAGCGGGCCATCGACGACGTGCTGTCCGGGTTGGACGGTCTGGACCGGATCCGCACCGAGATCGACGACAAGAGCATCGACCGTACCGCGACCCTCGGCGCGTACGTGGACGTGGTCGACTCGATCTTCCAGCTCTACGACGAGCTGGGTGGTCTCGACGACCGGCAGGTGGCCCACGACACCGCCGCCCTGATCGAGCTGAACCGCTCCCGTGAGCTGCTGTCCCAGGAGGACGCGCTGCTCACCGGCGCGCTCGCCGCCGGCCGGGTGATCAGCGCGGAGCAGGCGCAGTTCGCGCAGCTCGTGGGCGCCCAACGGTACACGGCGGCGAACAGCATCGCCTCGTTGCCGGGGGCGGACCGCAACCGCTACCGGCAGATGTCCGAGTCGGACGCGTTCCAGCGGCTGCGCACCCTGGAGGCGCAGGTCATCACCGCCCGCAACACCGAGGCCCGGCCCCCGGTCGAGGCGGACGCGTGGCGGGCCGCTGTCGAACCGGCGTTGCAGCAGCTCAACGACGTCGTCGGGGCCGGCGGTGAGGACGTCGTGGACCGGGCCGCCCCGGTGGCCGTCGGGGTGATCCTGCGGCTGGTGCTGGCCACCGGTCTCGGTCTGCTCGCCGTCGTCGCCTCGATCATCGTCTCCATCACCACGGCCCGGACGCTGCTGCGTCAGCTCGAACGACTGCAGGGCGCCGCGTTCACGCTGGCCAACGAGCGCCTGCCGAACGTGGTCGCGCGACTGGGCCGCGGCGAGGAGGTCGACGTGGCCGCCGAGGCGCCGCCCCTCGAATTCGGTGACGACGAGATCGGGCAGGTGGGGCAGGCGTTCAACGTCGTGCAGGAGACCGCCGTGCGGACCGCCGTCGAGCAGGCCGAGCTGCGGCGCAACGTACGTGACGTGTTCCTCAGCCTGGCCCGGCGTACCCAGGCCCTGGTCCACCGGCAGCTCACCCTGCTGGACGCGATGGAGCGCCGGGAGAACGACGCCGAGGAGCTGGAGGACCTGTTCCGGGTCGACCACCTGGCCACCCGGATGCGCCGCAACGCGGAGAACCTGATCGTGCTCTCCGGCTCTACCCCGGGCCGGGCGTGGCGACGCAACGTGCCGATGGTCGACGTCGTACGGGGCGCGGTGGCCGAGGTGGAGGACTACACCCGGGTCAACGTGCTGCCGTTGGGACAGGTCGCGCTGGCCGGCCGCGCGGTGGGTGACATCATCCACCTGCTCGCCGAGCTGATCGAGAACGGGCTCTCCTTCTCGCCGCCGCACACCACCGTGGAGGTGCGGGGGCAGCTCGTGGCGAACGGCTTCGTCATCGAGATCGAGGACCGGGGTCTCGGCATGACCGAGGAGGACCTGGCCGCCGCCAACGGGCGCATCATGGACCGCTCGGAGCTGAACCTCGCCAACGCCACCCGGCTGGGCCTGTACGTGGTCAGCCGGTTGACCGAGCGGCACGGCATCCGGGTGCACCTGAAGGAGTCCCCGTACGGCGGCACCACCGCCGTGGTGCTGATCCCGATGGGCCTGGTCACGGTGGGCGAGGAGGAGACCGGCGGCGCGACCGGGACGCGACCGGGCCAGCCGGAGCCGGCCGACGCCGCCGGGCCGGGCGGCGGGCAGCCGGGGCCGCGTCCGGCGGCGGTGGTCGAGCCGGCCGCGCCGCCGCTGCCGCGCGGGGACGAGTCCCACCAGTTGCCCACCCGGGTACGCACCACGCTGGAGCGCCCCCGGGCCCCCCGGGACACCCCGGTCGAGAGCGGGTCGGGGCTGCCGACCCGTCCCCGACGCTGGTCGGAGCAGTCGGCCCTGGACGGTCCCACGTTCCCGACCGGTCTGCCGGTGACGGTGCCCCGGACCGAGCCCGGCGGCGGCCCGGCCCCGACCGTCCCGCCGGCCGCGCCGACCCAGGGCGAGCCGACGACGGCGTCGGTGCCGGCCGCGCCGGCGCCGTCGGCGGAGCTGGCCGCGCCGACAACGTCGGCGGAGCTGGCCGCGCCGGCGCCGTCGGCGGAGCTGCCGAGGACGGGCTCCGGCCTGCCGTTCCGGGTACGTCAGGCCAACCTCGCGCCGGAGCTGCGGGAGGAGACGTCCAGCGTGGACGCCGCGGAGGACGAGACGGTACGCCCACCCGAGCAGGTGCGGCGGATGATGAGTTCGTACCAGACCGGCACCCGCCGGGGTCGCACCGACGCGGCCCGGCTGCTGGGTGGCCCGGGGCGTGGTCCGGAGCAGACGAACGGCCCGGACGACGAGGATTCGCAAGCGACGTGA
- a CDS encoding roadblock/LC7 domain-containing protein, protein MAQKTASSADLTWLLDDLVGRVKQAEHAIALSTDGLLMASSRGLSRDDGEHLAAMAAGIQSLARGAGKRFGGGQVQQTIIEMQSSFLFVTAAGRNACLAVLASEDADVGLIAYEMAMLVTRVGKYVASPSRLPEQSAAAEK, encoded by the coding sequence GTGGCGCAGAAGACGGCTTCGAGTGCCGACCTGACGTGGTTGTTGGATGATCTGGTCGGCCGGGTCAAGCAGGCCGAACACGCTATCGCTCTCTCCACAGACGGCCTTCTGATGGCCTCGTCGCGGGGGCTGAGCCGGGACGACGGCGAGCACCTGGCGGCGATGGCGGCCGGGATCCAGAGCCTGGCCCGGGGCGCGGGGAAGCGGTTCGGGGGCGGGCAGGTGCAGCAGACCATCATCGAGATGCAGTCGTCGTTCCTGTTCGTCACGGCGGCCGGCCGTAACGCCTGCCTGGCGGTGCTGGCCTCCGAGGACGCCGACGTGGGGCTGATCGCGTACGAGATGGCCATGCTGGTGACCCGGGTCGGCAAGTACGTGGCGTCGCCGTCCCGGCTGCCCGAGCAGTCGGCCGCGGCCGAGAAGTAG
- a CDS encoding DUF742 domain-containing protein, with amino-acid sequence MTVTGGPMEEQWVDDHAGPVVRPYAVTRGRARPVTGTFDLISLVTAVQADVTPEAGLGPEHLAIVGLCQRMQSVAEIAAHLDLPVGTIRVLLGDLVARHLVEVREPRATGGLPDDSIFEAVINGLRAL; translated from the coding sequence ATGACCGTTACCGGGGGGCCGATGGAAGAGCAGTGGGTGGACGACCACGCGGGGCCGGTGGTGCGCCCGTACGCGGTGACCCGCGGCCGGGCCCGGCCGGTGACGGGCACGTTCGACCTCATCTCCCTGGTGACGGCGGTCCAGGCGGACGTCACCCCGGAGGCGGGGCTCGGGCCGGAGCACCTCGCGATCGTCGGGCTGTGTCAACGGATGCAGTCGGTGGCGGAGATCGCGGCGCATCTCGACCTGCCGGTGGGCACCATCCGGGTGCTCCTGGGCGATCTGGTGGCCCGGCACCTGGTCGAGGTCCGCGAACCCCGGGCCACCGGCGGCCTTCCCGACGACAGCATTTTCGAGGCGGTTATCAATGGACTCAGGGCACTCTGA
- a CDS encoding ATP/GTP-binding protein: MDSGHSEQPAGTVPTAIKILIAGGFGVGKTTMVGAVSETRPLRTEEVLTESGVGIDDLSGVEDKATTTVAMDFGRITISDDLVLYLFGTPGQDRFWFVWDELALGAIGAVVLADTRRLADCFPSIDYFEGRGTPFVVAVNCFEGARQYRLDEVQAALNLDPDVPVLLCDARQRESSKEVLITLLEHAMKSRDARRVAD, encoded by the coding sequence ATGGACTCAGGGCACTCTGAGCAGCCGGCGGGTACGGTGCCCACCGCGATCAAGATCCTCATCGCGGGCGGTTTCGGCGTGGGTAAGACGACCATGGTGGGCGCGGTCAGCGAGACCCGTCCGCTGCGGACGGAGGAGGTGCTCACCGAGTCGGGTGTCGGCATCGACGACCTGTCCGGGGTGGAGGACAAGGCCACCACCACCGTGGCGATGGACTTCGGCCGGATCACCATCAGCGACGACCTGGTGCTGTACCTGTTCGGCACCCCGGGGCAGGACCGGTTCTGGTTCGTCTGGGACGAGCTGGCGCTCGGCGCGATCGGCGCGGTGGTGCTCGCCGACACCCGCCGGCTGGCCGACTGCTTCCCCTCCATCGACTACTTCGAGGGTCGGGGCACCCCGTTCGTGGTGGCGGTGAACTGCTTCGAGGGGGCCCGGCAGTACCGGCTGGACGAGGTGCAGGCGGCGCTCAACCTCGACCCGGACGTGCCGGTGCTGCTCTGCGACGCCCGGCAGCGGGAGTCCAGCAAGGAGGTGCTCATCACCCTGCTGGAGCACGCCATGAAGAGCCGGGACGCGCGGCGCGTCGCGGACTGA
- a CDS encoding DUF899 domain-containing protein, whose product MVDLKVVTRDEWLDARKELLAQEKELTRQRDRITALRRQLPAVVVEKDYTFAGPDGPAKLVDLFDGRRQLIVYHFMFDPQWTEGCTSCSLLVDNFGHPAHLNSADTTLVAVSRAPLATITPFKTRMGWTFPWYSSFGGDFNHDFGVTVDPAVAPVVYNYLDAEALAARGFDHHMAGEQHGISVFVRDADGRVLHTYSTYGRGPEQVLNTYHYLDLTPLGRQRYVNEFPHHDTYDEPSAAPHCH is encoded by the coding sequence ATGGTCGATCTGAAGGTCGTCACCCGGGACGAGTGGCTCGACGCCCGTAAGGAACTGCTCGCCCAGGAAAAGGAACTCACCAGGCAGCGGGACAGGATCACCGCGCTGCGCCGGCAACTGCCGGCGGTCGTGGTCGAGAAGGACTACACCTTCGCCGGGCCGGACGGCCCGGCGAAGCTGGTCGACCTGTTCGACGGGCGACGGCAGCTCATCGTCTACCACTTCATGTTCGACCCGCAGTGGACCGAGGGGTGCACCAGTTGCTCCCTGCTGGTCGACAACTTCGGCCACCCCGCGCACCTGAACTCCGCCGACACGACGCTGGTCGCCGTCTCCCGGGCGCCGCTGGCCACCATCACGCCGTTCAAGACCCGGATGGGCTGGACCTTCCCGTGGTACTCGTCGTTCGGCGGCGACTTCAACCACGACTTCGGGGTGACCGTCGACCCGGCCGTCGCGCCGGTGGTCTACAACTACCTCGACGCCGAGGCCCTCGCGGCCCGGGGCTTCGACCACCACATGGCCGGCGAGCAGCACGGCATCAGCGTCTTCGTCCGGGACGCGGACGGTCGCGTGCTGCACACCTACTCCACGTACGGCCGCGGCCCCGAGCAGGTGCTCAACACGTACCACTACCTGGACCTGACCCCGTTGGGGCGGCAGCGGTACGTCAACGAGTTCCCGCACCACGACACGTACGACGAGCCGTCGGCCGCCCCGCACTGCCACTGA